TGAGCCGCCACTGGATATCCAACCTCTTCGCTCAGTTGTTCCTGACACGATGCCTCCCCCCCTCCGGCCGTTCCGATGAGAGGGAAGATCATTAAAGGCAACGCTTCAAAGATTGGTTCATCTAGGAATCCGTCAtctaagagaaaagcttcggactTAAGTTCCCTGAAGGGGTCTTCtccagatcaagatgaagattcCGAGGCCCTTCCCTTGATACGGAGCCTCTCTGTTGCCAGAAAGAAGGTAACTTTCAAGCACATAGATCTCGAGGCTTTTAAAGCGAAACAAGAACTCGAACACTTTGATGTTAGATTTTATGCTCCTGATGATGATCTTACCTTTGAGATGATATCAATCTATAAGTACGATGAGTATCATCTGCTTACTACGGTGGGGGCCTTCGAGGCCGGGTTGATGTTGCCTTTCTATAAATCTGGCGATTCTTTCTATTACGACGCCTTGGCTAATCACGAGGGTTCTACTTTCTCTACACACTGTCGTTCCGTGGTGCAGCTGAccgggaattatcttcgtgcactcaaGGAATGTTATCTCCATAGCAAGGGGCAAACaacgatgacctgctatgttcctaACCCAGCTGAGCGgggatggtatactcctgagaacttTAATAGCTGCTTCGGAGATTATGTTAATGGGAGGAACCGCAAGCCTTGGAGTGTTGGTCTTCGTACTATTACGACACCTAGTTGTGGTGTTCATCTTTTAATCGAAGTGTGTGGTACCAAGCTGAAATACGTTCCTGGTACCGAAAAGTCAAGCCAGCGGATGCTTCTTCCTAATCGTGAGAGGATTCaacgtgatcatgattatgagggGCATGCTACCGTTATTGAGGttattggtccttgggcttacgaTTGGATACCTGGTCCACGTGATTGGCGTCCCGTTGTTGGTAGCAAGgctcgtgaaactcctccctcTCGCTATGGTGATTTCTTTCTGTGGCGATTAAAATTTGAGGGGATGAACTCTGAATATGCATGCGACGTTGTTGATATGGATGAGGAGGACAGTTCTGATCTTCCTCCGAAGAGTTCCACTGCCATCAAGGTATGGTTTATTGTTAGTCCGTGTATTTTCCCCTGTTCTGTTGAATTTTACATTTTAGTCAAACTGAGGAGAAAAACTCATCGGACTCTCTACATATTGGTTTTTAGGCAACGAAGAAGAAAAAGCTTGGACCCGTTCAATCCTCTACCGCTGCTGCTGAAGAGCCGGAAATTCCTGATGAGGTGAATGGTCCAGTGAACGAAGACTTTATTGAGAATGAAGAACGTACTGGTATTTCCCCCCATGAGCACGAAGAGTCCAAGCATGATGGTGATGGTTCTGCTGAGAAAGATGTTATTCCTGATGATGGTGCTAAGGAACATGAAGATGTCGTTGGGAGAGGTGTGCAGCAAGAAGTTGCCCCTGGTGGAGGCCTTGGTCCTCCCCCCACTCTTATTCACGGGAATGATGAAGCGGGTCCTCAATCTTCGATGCCTGTATATACCCAAGAGTTTTATTTTGGAAAGATTTACTCTTTGGGTGGGCCGGTTGATATGGGCGCTGCCATGGATTTGGCTGAGGATTTCTCTCTTATTTCTCCCAActatgattgggatgttcttggcgaCGGGATGGGTGGTGACCCCATCAGTACGGGTGACAAGACTGTTGGGGAGGAGAACCGTTCTGTTGGTGAAGATGCAGAAGCTCTTGCTGGCAAGGAGAAGGAGGTTCAAAAAACTTCTGTAGTGACGGGTAATCCTGATACAGGAAAAGGAGTTGTCGTCGAAGGTACTATCATCGATTCATCCTCAGAGGAATTTTCTCAGTTGCAGACGCCTGAAGGTGACAATGTAATCCTTGATTGGATGATGAAGAACAAGCTGATGTTCGTTCCCCACCCTGCACCGCTGGTTCCTGGTGAGAAAAAGTCTGATGCCtttactcgtcagatgatgcagaTGACTCCCGAAGGGAAAGTTGCAGAAATGTGGGACAAAGATTTAAGGGGTTCTTCTTCGAAACTCCTGGTTGATCCTCCTTCATCGGTTGCTGAGATGATGGCCATTCCTGATGGCtatcaatatggttttcctcaacagcGGGTACTCGAGGTATGTTCTTTAGATCTCTGATTGATCACTCTTTCGTGAGCGTAAAATCTGACTTCTACTTTGCTCCATCAGATGATGAGGATTGAGCATTGCAACCATACTCTGTACCATTTTTTCAGGGCCAAAGCCCTTAATCttgaggccaagcttcgtcaccGGGAAGAGGAGTTGAGCACCGCTGAGTCTCTCATCTCTGCTAAGGATAAAGAGATTCAGGATTTGAAGGACAGATTGAAAGGGAAAGAGCAACTGGGTGCTATGGAAGAGCAGCTTCGAACGGACTTGGCTCTTATTCGCAGCGAGTTGGAGGAAGCTCGCAAGGGCTCCTCGTCTGTTAAAGGTTCGTGTTCTCTTCGTTATCTTACCTTCGTCTTCTTCCTTAGTCTTCTTGGTGTTCTATCTGAGTCCCACCCTATCTCCCGCGCGTGACGCCGAAGAGTTGATGTGGCTTCGGAAGGAGAGGGTCTGGCTTGCCTCTCATATCAAGGTGTTAGTGGAGAATATCAAGATTGAAGCCACCAGGTGGAATGCTAGGGCCAAAGAGCATAACAAGCTGCTAGCTGGGTTAAGGGCCAGGAAAGCCCAGTTTATTGATATACAAAATAGTCTTCGCGAGGCCACTGAACATGCCTCTATCTTGGTGTCTAGGGTAGAGCAGTTAGAGAGGGAGCTAcatcaagctcgttcttctcatgGTCCTGAGGTTACTAATTATATACAACAGCTCGTTCGACAGAGAGACGATGCTAGGGCCGAAGCCCATGCTCTTAGCAATGGTTTGACTGCTTCTCGTGCTGACGTTGCCCGTATGgtcgagtctgagaggaatctcgatATGAACATGTATAGGCTTAATAAAAGGATAGAGAAAATGAATGATGAAGTTAACCACCTTCCTCACCAGGACTCTATGAAGCAGGTAGAGTCATATGAGAGTCAATATGCTCTCTCAAATCTTCagttggattataagaaaatatcCGATGACTTCTATTTTCTCGCTGAAGGCCGCGATGCTGTTGTTTATGATTTAGAGGAAGCTTCGGCTAGAGTCGGAGGTATATGTTTATTTTTTGGTGTGTAAATTAGTATCTTTAATTCCTTATACGCTGCGTTTATTCCTTGtgcagagctcgagggacaacttcttGCTACAAATGCAAAGCTTAAAGAGGCTCAATCTTCCCTAGTGCAGCAGGAGAGCCAGACATCGTATTACAAAGGTTTAGCTGGTTCTCATGACGAAGCGGCGACGGAGGTAGCTAAGGAAGTGGCTCGGTTGACTGCTTTATTGTCCCAATCAGAGCTTCGGGCTACTGTTATCGGTCACAAGGCTCGATATCAGTTGGCCGAGGAGGTCAACAAGGTCTTGACACGGGTCGAGCAAGGCCTCTTAAGGGATCATAATATTGTCAAGAACTATCCCCGTCGCTCCATGCCCGAACCTATGACTTTATCCTCTGGTCCTTCTTCGGGTGGGAGCGTTCCTTcgtctcaaaagaagaatcccaCTGATCATGCTGAGTCATCTAGGGGAAAATAGGTTTCTTTATTTGggaagttgatctttgttgattatttgGCTTCGGACCATTTTTTGGATATAATATTATTTTCTTGTGTTTTGCCcgatcttgtaatcaactttcaTGAAATAGATCAACGCTTTTTGGTATATTTACAATTTTCTTCCTACCTGCAACATTTGGTCAGTTAATATAATAGATGCTTAATAAGATTTCAAATGATAAAAGTGTTTGGTTGCGATGCCAAAGGTGTGCACCTTTGTGATCATCTTGGGACCTATACCCCGATGGCTAATCATGGGcaagaggattcccagacggtgggggtcgaggcAGCGTTCCCAGATATCTGGTGAGTTATTGAAATATTTACAAACACCCATTCCGCTGAACCGCTACCTTAgagttggttgggtatctctttttgCTGGATATCTCCCCCATGGTTTTACACTTATAAACACTTAAAGGGGGGTCCTGAGAGATTGTAAGTGAATACTTTCCCCAATGGATAGATTTTTCAAAAAGTTGGATCGTTTCGATTGATATATTGAGGGCTGCTACTCCtcatccagagatagaaacatgtcgagcgAGTACGTTGCTTTCTTCTTCCGGTACTCTTCACGCAGGTGCAGGGCTGCGCTGCATTATGAGTAGTATGGTTTGAgatatttagcattccaagggtgtctgaggatttctcctttgagGTTACGCAGGTAGTATTCCACGTTTCCTGTGATGTCGTGTATAACAAATGGTCCTCCCCACGTTGGTGCTAGTTTACCCCACTTCTTATCTCGCTGGTATTGGGGTATAgttctcagcacatactgcccttctacaaaatttctaagcttaacctttTTATTGTATTCCCTTGCTAACTTTTTCCGGTGGTTTTCCATCCTTTGTAACGCCGCTTCCCTTCTTTTCTCCAAATCATAtagcctttccaacatcatgtctgtGGTGAGGTTCCTTTCCCATGCCTCGGTCTTCGTTGTTGGCATAAGGATTTCCGTTGGTATGACCGCTTCGGCACCGTAGGTAAGGAGGAATGGAGATTCACCGGTGGCGGACCGACGCACGGTTCGGTATGCCCATAAGACGTTGTGTAGTTGTTCGCACCAGCGTTTTTTGTGTTCGTCCAATTGCTTCTTGAGGATGAGGGCGATAGTTTTATTTGTGGCTTCGACCTGTCCGTTGCTCTGGTGATAGATCggtgttgatttgttcttcctgATTTTGAAAGTATCAaaaagcatgtctatgttttttccttgtaattgcttgccatttTCGGATACGATTTTCGCTGGGAtaccgaacctgcagatgatattttggaagatgaaagtGAATACGTCTGAGTCACGGATTCTAGCCAGAGCCTTGGCCTCCACCCACttgctgaagtagtccgtggctacgattaagaatcgtcttttccctgacccttcgatcaGGGGTCCGACAATGTCTATTCCCCATTTGGAGAAGGGCCAGGGgatatctacagaatttaacttTTTTGTGGGAGCATGTATCCTTCTGGAAAACcgttgacattcttcacatcttctGGCCATCCTAGCTGCATCTCTTATCATATGCGGCCAGTAATACCCCTGCATTTTTGCCTTGTCCGATAACGATCTCATTCCGCTATGATTACCTGCATCGCCATAATGTATTTCTTTTAGAATGAGGTGCCCCTCTTGTCTTGACACGCATCGTAGTAATGGACCGAGGAAAGATTTTTTATATAAGATCCCGTCGCGGAGGTCATATCTCCATGCCTTGGCTTGTATCTTCCTGGCTAGTTTCAGGTCTGCAGGTAGAGTACCTTCTTGAAggtaaagatgaatctcagatctccaatcttttTCCTTGGTAAAATCCTCATCCTCATTTGCTTTCGTTACGATGTCATCTTCCATGAAATCGTCGGCAATATCCTCCCCTACATCATCCTCAGCAATGTCCTTCCCAACGTTGTCCTTGCGGTGTGTGGCGAGGGATTGCTGAGGGATGATGGAAGGTTCGTACACCCTGGATACTTTGATAGCTTTCACGCTCTCATCTTTTAACATAGATGAAATGTATTCCAAGGCATCAGCATGCCTGAGTTTCTTTCTGCATAGGTGCCGAAATTTGATGTTCGTATCTGGGCTGCCAGTGTCTGGACTAACGCCATATACTTTGAAAGGGTTTCGTCGTAGACATTGTATTCTAGCCCGATTTTCCGTATGACCAGCTGTGAGTCAATTGTCAAGCGTACCTCGGTTAAGCCTATTTCTATTATTAAACGAAGAGCGTGTACCACAGCCTCGTATttgacgatgttgttggtatgccccttgaactcTAGTCTCAGCGCATGGACGATCCTTTCTACGgtgggggtggtgattacgatgcctatgccAGCACCTTCCCGATTTCTGGACCCGtttacgaagacttcccattgcctttGGTTTGTAGGTTCGAGAATATCGACAGGGTATTTTCCATCTTCGGTTTCTGGCATGCCTTGGACTTCTTCATCATTGTCCAGAGGTAAGTTCGCTAGGAAATCTGCCAAAACTTTCCCAGTGCTTTTGAGAATAGCCTCTAACAGTGCTTTGCAGGGGACACGAACATAATGAGTCAAGAAATAAGTTCTCAACGTCTGAGTTGCCCATACTAGTGCCAAAATGAGCTGCtcaatcttcgtgtaattccgttCCGCCGGGTTAAGTGTCTTGCTGACATAGTAAATTGGATGCTCATCTTAGTATTGGTTTTAACCAGCACTGCGTTGACCGCATCATCAGTTGCAGCTATATAAAGAGCCAATACTTcgtcaggatccggcttctggaGAATGGGGATTGTTGCCAAGTACTCCTTAATTTGTTGGAAAGCTATCTCACATTCAGGGTTCCACTCGAATTTGCATCCTTTCTTGAGGATGTTGAAAAATGGTTTGCATCTATCTGATGATCTTGAGATAAACCTCCCTAGCAGCGTTTTTGGACTTCTTtcaaattcttcggggatggcatttctacgaTGGCTTGGATTTTGTCAGGATCGACCTTGATTCCCCTTTTAGTTACTAGGTATCCAAGGAATTTCCCTGAAGTAACACCAAACGTACACTTCTCCGGGTTTACTTTCATGTTGTGCTTCCTCATGGCCTCAAAGATATCTCTCAAATCCTGGTGAGGATCCgcgcgcagcttacttttgaccaGCATATCATCTACGTAGACCTCCAGCGTATTCCCTATCCACTGTTTGAAGATAGCGTCAACCATCCTCTGATATGTTTCCCCCGCATTTCTCAGTCCGAAGGGAATTCTTGTGTAACAATAGAGGCCGCgaggggtgtagaatgctgtgtgttgtTGGTCTTCTTTCGCCAGGATAACCTGGTTGTATCCTGAGTAACCGTCCATGGAGgacagttcttcgtatccttccacagCTTCGACCAGTTGGTCGATGCTAGGGAGTGGATAACTGTCCTTAgggcatgccttgttgaggttggtgaagtcgatgaaaATTCTCACCCGTCCGTTTTTCTTTGgcacgatgaccatgttcgaaaTCCACGTGGGGTATTTCACctccttgatgaatcctgcttTTAGCAACTTGCTGAGTTCCTTCTGAATGGGCTGATGATACTCTAGAGCTATCTTGCGTACCTTCTGTCTGAAAGGAGCTGTGCCTGGTTTTATACGGAGCTCATGTTGAATTATCTTAGGATCTattcccggcatgtctcctaatttCCACGCGAAGACATCTGCGTACTCTATGAGTAGTTTGGTTAGGGCTAGCTCTCTTTCCTTGCTCATTAAAGTTCCTATCTTGATCATTTTCGGATCTTTGTCTgtccctatgttgatttccttagcgGGTTCCAAAGATGTAAATGTAGGCTTCGGTTCCCCTAGGagagggacgttctttaattgttaTTTGGTAGGATCCTCTGTCGTCTTGGCCGCTGAGGTACTTGCCTCAGCGCATTGGACGTCGCCCCCCTTTGTCAGGATTTTTTCTGCGATTCCTTCGAGGTGCAAATCAATGGCTTTTTCTTTGGTAGCTTCCTTGttccggcttctgcaggattttCGTTGCTCATCTAGCTCGTTATTGAGCTGGTTTTGCATAGCTTGGCATTCCCGAGCAGTGACCTGGTcacccttgatctccattatccCTTCGGGTGATGGGAATCGAAGACACTGGTGATAAGTTGATGTTATACccttgagcttgtgtacccatcttCGTCCGATGATAGCATTGTAGGGGGAAGGAGCGTCTACCATGCTGAAACGGGTGTCTATCTTCATCGGTCCTGCATTTATTTGTAGAACAATGTCCCCCAATGGTTTCGTAGGAGCCCCGTTGAATCCATAAATGGTGTGGTACGAAGATATCAGTTGTTCGCCGTTTAGCTCCATTCGTTTGAACGTATCATAGAACAAGACGTTGACTGAACTTCCTCCGTCAATGAGGATCTTCTTGATGTTGCACCCTGCTATGGGCAGTGTGAGGATCAAAGGATCATTGTGATCCTAcatgtcttcctccatatcatcTTCCTCGAAAGTGATCGGTGCATCCATATATTGCTCGTGATCGTCTATCTCTACCCCATCGATCTTGTACAGCTCGCAGtagtcttcgaattgctttctcagcctttttccaatctgcgctgttaATGATGGTCCAGCGGCTTCCAAACACGAAATGGTGTTTAGTGTTCGATTGCCTTCAGGAAGTTGAAATTGTTTGCTTCGTTTCGACCTGTCATCTGCTTCTTCCTTCCTTATGTATTGCTTCAGTTCTCCGCTGTCGATAAGCTTTTGGACCATTATCTTCAAGTTCTTGCACTTCTCGGTTGGGTGCCCATTGAAACAGTGGTAGTCGCAGTATTCCTTCAATTTTTCGGATTTTGGGGGTTGCTTTCCTTTTTACCATGGCCATTCCAAGTTTTCTCGACCCTTAATTTCTTTTAAGATTCGAGCGTAACTTGTGTTTAGCTTCGTGTAGACTTGATCTCTGAATCTTCGATCATCGTTTCGAGgaccttctcttcttcctctcctaTCTTCGTATGGGCGTTCGATTGAACTTCTTTTCGATCCGCTGGCCTGCTCTGTGGAGTTAGTTCGATGAGATCTTTGAGCATGGTCCCTCAGATTTTCTCATTAGATTTCTTCCAACTTGGCGTGTTTTTCGATGATTACTCGAAGATCCCCTTCCGTCGTGGGTACTCTCCCATGAATCTCGACAAACAACGGGCTCATCCTGTCTAaaccccacttgtagcagttaatGCTGACCACTGGGTCCACATTCCCTATAGCCTGGCATATCTTATGCCATCTATCCGTGTATTTTCTGGTCGTCTCCTTGTATCTTATGGCTAATGAGAATAACTTGTCCATCCCAGCGTGGACAGCCTTGttatacatgtaagttcttaaaaaAATTTCGGTGAGTTGCTCATATGATCCGATGGAGTTGGGAGGTAGGTTATCAAACCAGGACAGAGCCGATCTCTTCAATCGTGAAAGGAAATATCTACAGAGTACCACGTCGTCCTGATCCCATCGGGCCAACATACGGTTGTAATACCGAAGATGGGCCGCGGGATCGCTGGATCCATCGTAGCATTCAAATGCTGGGATCGGACATCTCTTGGGGATTTCATCTTTGGATAAGCTTGGGACTAGAGGAGTAgtattagcttctctcatgacttcCTCTAATCTTCCACCTCCTTGCCTGGCCTTCAGCTgcttgatctctgccatcatttcagcGCGAAGATCTTCCATCGCACGGTGATGGCCGACTATTGCTTCGGATTGCCCTGGTCTTCGATCATTACTATCGAAGTAATCCGAGTCTTTGGTAACACATTATTGGTCTGACGATCGGTTTCCCCTGATGTGTCCTCGGTTCAAGGGCTCGGGATTGGCTTCGTTTGTTACGACCATTCTTCGATCGtgatttggctctggtgcttttgaATTAGCTTCGTCATGCTGGTTCGCCATCTTATCTTTGAGCTCCTGGTTTTCTCTAGCCAGTAATGGCACTGCTTCTGCGTATGATCTCTGATTCTTCTTTAGTTATTCGAGCTCTGCCATCAATTGGGAGGAATGATTCGATCCTTGGTTTGGTGTCCCGACCTGTCCCTTCCCTCCAACCGCCATGGTTCGACCTTCGTCGATTTTATGGATTTGGGGGGCGGGGGGATCGATATCCCTCATCGGTGGCTCTCCTTGTGTTACGATGGGTTGATTCATCGTTAGCAATGGATGAGTGGTTGGAATGGTCTGTTTTTGATCATTTTTCTGCGGCATTATGAAGGCTGCCAGATGCATTGTTGATTCTGCGAACCCTTCACGTTGCTCATGAACGCGTGATCCCGTTG
This genomic stretch from Papaver somniferum cultivar HN1 chromosome 5, ASM357369v1, whole genome shotgun sequence harbors:
- the LOC113278900 gene encoding uncharacterized protein LOC113278900, giving the protein MEDLRAEMMAEIKQLKARQGGGRLEEVMREANTTPLVPSLSKDEIPKRCPIPAFECYDGSSDPAAHLRYYNRMLARWDQDDVVLCRYFLSRLKRSALSWFDNLPPNSIGSYEQLTEIFLRTYMYNKAVHAGMDKLFSLAIRYKETTRKYTDRWHKICQAIGNVDPVVSINCYKWGLDRMSPLFVEIHGRVPTTEGDLRVIIEKHAKLEEI